One genomic segment of Erysipelotrichaceae bacterium 66202529 includes these proteins:
- the mtaB gene encoding tRNA (N(6)-L-threonylcarbamoyladenosine(37)-C(2))-methylthiotransferase MtaB yields the protein MTTFAIATLGCKVNTYESQGYESALLEKGYEQVSFKERADVYIINTCAVTNTAGSKSRQKIHAAAALNPDALIAVVGCYAQTYSEQLEQDPSIDILLGSDGKSRLADMIEEGLKQKRPQKLIHDVRKVNVFEALPIQRFAHQTRAFLKIQDGCNQFCSYCIIPYARGAERSLSEDEVLAIARNLTAGGHREIVLSGIHTGRYGNGINSSLCQLMKRMVNELPALKRIRISSIEMNEITDELLEFMQGEEKIARHLHIPVQSANTTVLKNMRRPYTVAWFMERLDYIRSLMPDISISTDVITGFPQEREEEFQDTMHNLKQMQFSFLHVFPYSRRDHTVAADMSGHLDNKIKKERAARLAHLSKQLYTAYKQKFIGKEVSVIFEKEKDGKLIGHSSEYLEVEAAVPACWLHEMHTVRITSLKGDVLCGVPL from the coding sequence ATGACAACTTTTGCAATAGCAACACTGGGCTGTAAGGTTAATACATATGAATCACAGGGCTATGAGAGCGCTCTGCTGGAAAAGGGCTATGAGCAGGTATCCTTTAAGGAGCGTGCGGATGTTTATATTATCAATACATGTGCCGTGACCAATACGGCAGGCAGCAAATCACGTCAGAAGATTCATGCGGCTGCCGCATTGAATCCGGATGCCCTGATTGCGGTTGTCGGCTGTTATGCGCAGACCTACAGCGAGCAGCTGGAACAGGATCCATCCATCGACATTCTGCTGGGAAGTGATGGGAAAAGCCGACTTGCGGATATGATCGAGGAGGGGCTGAAGCAGAAGCGGCCGCAGAAGCTCATTCACGATGTACGCAAGGTCAATGTATTTGAGGCATTGCCGATCCAGCGCTTTGCACATCAGACCAGAGCCTTTCTGAAAATTCAGGATGGCTGTAATCAGTTTTGCAGCTACTGTATCATTCCCTATGCACGCGGAGCGGAGCGTTCTCTGTCAGAGGATGAGGTGCTTGCTATCGCACGGAATCTGACCGCTGGGGGTCATCGGGAAATCGTATTGAGCGGTATTCACACCGGACGCTATGGAAACGGCATCAACAGCTCTTTGTGCCAGCTGATGAAGCGTATGGTGAACGAGCTTCCCGCATTGAAAAGGATTCGGATTTCCTCTATAGAGATGAATGAAATCACGGATGAATTGCTGGAATTTATGCAGGGGGAAGAAAAAATAGCGCGCCATCTGCATATTCCGGTGCAGTCTGCCAATACTACGGTATTGAAGAATATGCGCCGTCCTTATACCGTTGCCTGGTTCATGGAACGCCTGGACTATATCCGCTCCCTGATGCCGGATATTTCCATTTCCACGGATGTCATTACCGGCTTTCCGCAGGAGCGTGAGGAGGAGTTTCAGGATACGATGCACAATCTAAAACAGATGCAGTTCAGCTTCCTGCACGTGTTTCCCTATTCGCGCAGAGATCATACCGTTGCTGCTGACATGAGCGGACATCTGGACAATAAAATTAAGAAAGAACGCGCCGCAAGACTTGCGCATCTTTCCAAACAGTTATATACTGCTTATAAACAAAAGTTTATCGGAAAGGAAGTTTCTGTCATTTTTGAGAAGGAAAAGGATGGAAAGCTGATCGGACACAGCAGTGAATATCTTGAAGTGGAGGCTGCGGTGCCAGCTTGCTGGCTGCACGAAATGCATACCGTACGTATCACTTCACTAAAGGGGGATGTGCTGTGTGGAGTTCCGTTATAA
- a CDS encoding RNA polymerase subunit sigma has translation MKTVYDILNKAYDKTLLDLKEVRQHHRKVCELLEEYQVPHDGKRDDDVIQCEILYESLMVKRQFEDVFFDTYVKMYDYWYDLNYLERKAQMNVDIDRFVSELRHFEAEGETIYMPAFAPGFNHLYHTEIVLLDLKQYHRFIRECADQMQRSRYGALPFQHGFSSCELVAEAEAGYVVYHAAMHRWYLYDESGLKNTVSVDQKQEVQEDCKKEIALHLLSGEDEALTACLLEHALVKKRVGRKLEKVLRKRKKKQEKNANKE, from the coding sequence ATGAAAACAGTTTATGATATACTCAACAAGGCCTACGATAAAACACTGCTCGACCTCAAGGAGGTCAGACAGCATCACCGTAAGGTTTGTGAGCTGCTGGAGGAATATCAGGTTCCCCATGATGGAAAGCGTGATGATGATGTCATCCAGTGTGAAATTCTGTATGAGTCACTCATGGTGAAACGGCAGTTTGAGGATGTGTTTTTTGATACGTATGTGAAAATGTATGATTACTGGTATGATTTGAATTATCTGGAGCGTAAGGCACAGATGAATGTGGATATCGACCGCTTTGTATCAGAGCTGCGACATTTTGAGGCAGAGGGTGAGACCATTTATATGCCGGCCTTTGCGCCCGGCTTTAATCATTTGTATCATACGGAAATCGTGTTGCTGGATTTGAAGCAGTATCACCGCTTTATCCGTGAATGTGCCGATCAGATGCAGCGTTCACGCTATGGCGCACTGCCGTTTCAGCATGGCTTTTCCAGCTGTGAGCTGGTTGCGGAAGCAGAGGCAGGCTATGTTGTCTATCATGCGGCGATGCACCGCTGGTATCTGTATGACGAATCTGGGTTAAAAAATACCGTATCTGTGGATCAAAAGCAGGAGGTACAGGAGGATTGTAAGAAGGAAATCGCACTGCATCTGCTGAGCGGTGAGGATGAGGCGCTGACAGCCTGTCTGCTAGAGCATGCTCTAGTGAAAAAACGGGTAGGCAGAAAGCTGGAAAAGGTGCTGAGAAAAAGAAAGAAAAAGCAGGAAAAGAATGCGAACAAGGAGTGA
- a CDS encoding 16S rRNA (uracil(1498)-N(3))-methyltransferase codes for MQQYFVNTLAQPGETIAMTSEQAHHIRRVMRMQQGDVIRVADNSGQIMLAEVEFQKDGVQAHILKELCDHSKTSVELVLAQGMIKGEKWDYLLQKSAELGAAEIIPFVSSRCVVKIKDDKTVKKTARWNKILCEACEQCKRSTLVQLKEPCAFSDLKEIPADLRLIAYEDADQCSERLCDVLRAHPSIRRVLMVVGSEGGFSAEEVAELVSCGFHRVSLGGRILRAETAALSLLNSIEFYYDMAGEK; via the coding sequence ATGCAGCAATATTTTGTGAATACACTGGCACAGCCAGGAGAGACAATAGCAATGACGAGTGAACAGGCACATCACATCCGCCGGGTAATGCGTATGCAGCAGGGGGATGTCATTCGTGTGGCTGATAACAGCGGACAGATTATGCTGGCTGAGGTTGAATTTCAAAAAGACGGTGTACAGGCGCATATCCTGAAAGAGCTGTGTGACCATTCCAAAACCAGTGTGGAGCTGGTTCTCGCCCAGGGCATGATAAAGGGAGAGAAATGGGATTATCTGCTGCAGAAAAGTGCAGAGCTGGGTGCTGCGGAAATTATTCCCTTTGTATCCAGCCGCTGCGTTGTAAAAATAAAGGATGACAAAACAGTAAAGAAAACAGCCCGTTGGAATAAAATTTTATGTGAAGCCTGTGAGCAGTGCAAGCGCTCCACGCTGGTGCAGCTAAAGGAGCCCTGCGCGTTCTCTGACTTAAAAGAGATACCGGCCGATCTGCGGCTGATTGCCTATGAGGATGCGGATCAATGCAGTGAAAGGCTATGTGATGTATTACGTGCACATCCTTCCATACGGCGTGTACTAATGGTGGTGGGAAGTGAAGGCGGCTTTTCTGCAGAGGAGGTCGCAGAGCTTGTTTCCTGTGGGTTTCACCGGGTGTCTTTGGGGGGACGCATCCTGCGTGCGGAAACGGCAGCACTGTCGCTGTTGAATTCGATCGAGTTTTACTATGACATGGCGGGTGAAAAATAA
- a CDS encoding pseudouridine synthase: MERLQKVIAAAGITSRRKAEVLISEGRVAVNGKTVTELGYKVKRGDLIEVDGKPIAKEDKVYFLMNKPKRTMCTSEDEFGRQTVVDLIDCEQRIFTVGRLDYDTSGLIILTNDGDFANEIIHPRYHIPKVYNLTINGILTSEDMKKIKSGIVLDDGIKTLPAKYRITEKDPQKNQCSFDLTIVEGRNRQIKRMMEALGYEVRRLHRSKLAFLHCSDLRQGEYRVLKPFEVKQLRSLAQKGEMKQR, from the coding sequence ATGGAACGATTACAAAAGGTGATTGCGGCTGCCGGAATCACGTCAAGAAGAAAGGCTGAGGTTCTGATCAGCGAAGGAAGAGTCGCTGTGAACGGGAAAACCGTTACAGAGCTTGGATATAAGGTGAAGCGCGGGGATCTGATCGAGGTGGATGGAAAGCCGATCGCAAAGGAAGACAAGGTGTACTTTCTGATGAATAAGCCGAAACGCACCATGTGTACCAGTGAGGATGAGTTTGGACGGCAGACTGTTGTGGATCTGATTGATTGCGAACAGCGGATTTTTACTGTAGGACGTTTGGATTATGATACCAGCGGTCTTATTATTCTTACCAATGACGGGGATTTTGCGAATGAGATCATTCATCCGCGCTATCATATCCCCAAGGTATACAATCTGACGATCAACGGTATTCTCACCAGTGAGGATATGAAGAAAATCAAATCAGGTATTGTACTGGATGATGGTATCAAAACGCTGCCTGCAAAGTATCGTATCACAGAAAAGGATCCGCAGAAAAATCAGTGCAGCTTTGATTTGACGATTGTCGAGGGAAGAAACCGCCAGATCAAGCGTATGATGGAAGCACTGGGCTATGAGGTGCGCCGTCTGCACAGAAGCAAGCTTGCCTTTTTGCATTGCAGTGATCTGCGGCAGGGGGAATACAGGGTGCTGAAGCCCTTTGAAGTAAAACAGCTGCGCAGTCTGGCCCAGAAGGGTGAAATGAAGCAGCGCTAG
- a CDS encoding DUF552 domain-containing protein produces MADMNDVKNRLKTMLAVNEEKPHVEAEKDGHVVCVFRLDSFDDVEAVGEALKKNFLVLLDITACDEECARRIRDFMKGVAYPMQVWIQEMSENILVYLPDGYQIQEFQN; encoded by the coding sequence ATGGCAGATATGAACGATGTAAAAAACAGATTGAAGACAATGCTGGCAGTGAATGAGGAAAAGCCGCATGTGGAAGCAGAAAAAGACGGTCATGTGGTCTGTGTGTTTCGTCTTGACAGCTTCGATGATGTGGAAGCCGTCGGGGAGGCATTGAAAAAGAATTTTCTTGTTTTGCTCGATATTACGGCATGCGATGAGGAATGTGCCCGCAGAATCCGTGACTTCATGAAGGGTGTTGCATATCCGATGCAGGTATGGATTCAGGAGATGAGTGAAAACATTCTCGTCTATCTGCCGGACGGCTATCAGATTCAGGAATTTCAGAATTAG
- a CDS encoding spore maturation protein, translated as MINTEYILPVLVLIIVGVALLRRVNAYHSFTTGVKDGMQLFLDIYPALLAMMCAIALLRQSGLMDILCSGLARHIAHIPKEIWPMVIFRPISGSASLAVLVDIFQVCGVDSLAGNMASIIQGSTDTTVYVITLYFSSVGIRKIKNALAIGLLADVAGITMAILLALYVFA; from the coding sequence GTGATTAATACAGAATATATCCTGCCCGTACTGGTGCTCATCATTGTGGGAGTTGCCCTGCTTCGCCGTGTCAATGCCTATCATTCCTTTACCACCGGGGTGAAGGATGGAATGCAGCTGTTTCTGGATATTTATCCTGCGCTGCTTGCCATGATGTGCGCTATTGCTCTGCTTCGTCAAAGCGGTCTGATGGATATCCTGTGCAGTGGACTGGCACGCCATATCGCGCATATTCCAAAGGAAATCTGGCCAATGGTGATTTTCCGCCCGATTTCTGGGAGTGCCTCGCTGGCAGTGCTGGTCGATATCTTCCAGGTGTGCGGCGTGGATTCCCTGGCGGGAAATATGGCGAGCATCATTCAGGGGTCTACGGATACAACGGTGTATGTTATCACGCTGTATTTTTCCAGTGTCGGAATTCGGAAAATAAAAAACGCACTGGCGATTGGATTGCTGGCGGATGTGGCAGGAATCACCATGGCAATTTTGCTGGCACTGTATGTGTTTGCGTAA
- a CDS encoding spore maturation protein A: MNIVWLIIVFVTIVYCLITGNVTIINDVFLNVGKETLDFVIPLLCVTCFWNGILYIARDAGIIHALERLFHPILKRLFPDLKDDEETLGYVATNVVVNMVGLGSAATPVGLQAMKGMQRHNPDKQTASRSMITFLVLNTAGVTLLSTTLIALRASFHSLNVTGFMPYAIVSTLFASIVGLSIDRWWNYRD, from the coding sequence GTGAATATTGTATGGCTGATTATTGTATTTGTCACCATTGTATATTGTCTGATAACCGGAAACGTGACCATTATCAACGACGTGTTTTTAAATGTCGGCAAGGAAACGCTTGATTTTGTTATACCGCTGCTGTGTGTCACCTGCTTCTGGAATGGTATTCTTTACATCGCACGGGATGCTGGCATCATTCATGCACTGGAGCGGCTGTTTCATCCGATACTGAAGCGGCTGTTTCCTGATCTGAAGGATGATGAGGAAACCCTTGGCTATGTTGCCACCAATGTGGTTGTGAATATGGTCGGACTGGGCTCTGCGGCCACACCGGTGGGGCTGCAGGCGATGAAGGGGATGCAGCGGCACAATCCCGACAAACAGACAGCCTCCCGTTCCATGATTACCTTTCTTGTGCTGAATACGGCGGGGGTAACGCTGCTATCCACGACTCTGATTGCTTTGCGGGCCTCCTTTCATTCCCTAAACGTGACCGGCTTCATGCCCTATGCGATCGTCTCGACACTGTTTGCCTCCATTGTCGGACTGAGCATAGACCGCTGGTGGAATTACCGTGATTAA
- a CDS encoding D-alanyl-D-alanine carboxypeptidase translates to MKRSLCILLCILSQLSWIHAESYVVMSGADNTIVEEKNKDDKQSVASISKIMTAVIAIEHGKLDEAFTVDEEINKAYGSSVYLKQGQTVTLRDLLYALMLRSGNDAAVEIAKHVSGSQEAFVEAMNQKAAEIGMSNTTFSNPSGLDEEDGGNISTANDMAILMSYAMKNKEFRTITGSKYYTTDWNMRWKNKNRLLFDYPFTIGGKTGFTKKAGRTLVTAAEHDGVESIVVTLREGDDFAFHEQKHTEVFQKLDVVTIMKKGSYTVNGRTFQVPETVKVTLHKDGSDKLRVKTHYDHKDFVVEVQKNKDVSVYSFASKRARGGGLFS, encoded by the coding sequence ATGAAACGAAGTCTTTGTATCCTGCTGTGTATTCTATCACAGCTGAGCTGGATTCATGCGGAAAGCTATGTCGTTATGAGCGGAGCGGACAATACGATCGTAGAAGAAAAAAATAAGGATGATAAGCAGAGTGTAGCCTCCATATCCAAGATTATGACAGCCGTGATTGCCATAGAGCATGGGAAGCTGGATGAAGCGTTTACGGTTGACGAGGAAATCAACAAGGCCTATGGAAGCAGTGTTTATCTGAAGCAGGGGCAAACGGTAACGCTGCGCGATCTGCTGTATGCGTTAATGCTGCGCAGTGGAAACGATGCGGCGGTGGAAATCGCGAAGCATGTGTCCGGCTCACAGGAAGCCTTTGTGGAAGCGATGAACCAAAAGGCTGCCGAGATCGGTATGAGCAACACTACCTTTTCCAATCCGAGCGGACTGGATGAGGAGGATGGCGGGAATATTTCCACGGCCAATGATATGGCAATTCTTATGAGCTATGCGATGAAGAACAAGGAATTTCGTACCATTACTGGAAGTAAATATTATACGACGGACTGGAATATGCGCTGGAAAAATAAAAACCGCCTGCTGTTTGATTATCCCTTTACCATTGGAGGGAAAACCGGATTTACAAAAAAAGCAGGGCGGACGCTGGTAACGGCGGCGGAGCATGACGGGGTGGAAAGCATTGTCGTAACACTGCGCGAGGGGGATGATTTTGCCTTCCATGAACAAAAGCATACCGAGGTGTTTCAGAAGCTGGATGTGGTTACGATTATGAAAAAGGGATCCTACACGGTAAATGGCAGAACCTTCCAGGTACCGGAAACGGTGAAGGTGACCCTGCATAAGGATGGCAGTGACAAGCTGCGTGTGAAAACGCATTATGATCATAAGGATTTTGTCGTTGAGGTGCAGAAGAACAAGGATGTAAGTGTATACAGCTTCGCAAGCAAAAGGGCAAGGGGAGGAGGTCTGTTCTCGTGA
- the scpB gene encoding SMC-Scp complex subunit ScpB has product MHEVEKRVLEGLLFLSGDEGLSVEQLNGCVEELNKKEIETVLDELMQDYLADVHGIELVRFGGIYKFVSKESIHPYAQKLFSSTKVATLSNAALETLAIVAYKQPITRGEIEEIRGVSCDMMVRKLLARNLIKECGRSDAPGRPFLYEVTEEFMDTFKLVSLKELPELPEFKDTMEEELFEE; this is encoded by the coding sequence ATGCATGAGGTAGAAAAAAGGGTTTTGGAGGGGCTGCTGTTTCTGAGCGGTGATGAAGGACTGAGCGTCGAGCAGCTGAACGGCTGTGTTGAAGAGCTGAACAAAAAGGAAATTGAGACAGTACTGGATGAGCTGATGCAGGATTATCTTGCGGATGTACATGGAATTGAGCTGGTTCGCTTTGGAGGCATTTATAAGTTTGTTTCCAAGGAGAGCATTCATCCATATGCGCAGAAGCTGTTCAGCTCCACAAAGGTGGCAACGCTGTCCAATGCGGCTTTGGAAACCCTGGCCATTGTCGCTTACAAGCAGCCGATCACACGCGGGGAGATTGAGGAAATCCGTGGTGTCAGCTGTGATATGATGGTGCGCAAGCTGCTTGCCAGAAATCTGATTAAGGAATGCGGACGAAGCGATGCACCGGGCAGACCGTTTCTCTACGAGGTGACAGAGGAATTTATGGACACCTTCAAGCTGGTAAGCCTGAAGGAGCTGCCGGAGCTGCCGGAGTTTAAGGATACGATGGAAGAGGAGCTGTTTGAGGAATAG
- a CDS encoding chromosome segregation protein ScpA, translating into MAFTVTIDQFEGPLDLMLHLIKDNKLELFELDMDVLTDQYLQYLNAMESMHLEIASEYLAELAGLIEYKSRKLLPREKVVIEEEYEEDQREKLVRRLLEYQRYKEVSEQFEQKYEERQLLMSKPMSEETQKWLNTTVEGEFVGNPYDLIKAMNRVLRRAALTHPYETRMTVKELSLDERVIQIKNRLKNWVGKMSFEELCSDCVDLHMIIVTFLSVLDLIKHKEITFHIDEEETIWIIRGEQIYA; encoded by the coding sequence ATGGCATTTACAGTGACGATTGATCAATTTGAGGGGCCGCTTGATTTGATGCTGCATCTGATCAAGGATAATAAGCTGGAGCTGTTTGAGCTGGATATGGATGTGCTGACGGATCAGTATTTGCAGTATTTGAATGCCATGGAATCCATGCATCTGGAAATAGCAAGCGAGTATCTGGCAGAGCTGGCAGGTCTGATTGAATATAAGAGCAGAAAGCTGCTGCCAAGAGAAAAGGTTGTAATTGAGGAAGAATATGAGGAAGATCAGCGGGAAAAGCTGGTTCGCAGATTGCTGGAGTATCAGCGCTATAAGGAAGTCAGTGAGCAGTTTGAACAGAAATATGAGGAACGTCAGCTGCTGATGAGTAAGCCGATGAGTGAGGAAACACAGAAATGGCTGAATACAACAGTGGAAGGGGAGTTTGTCGGAAATCCCTATGATCTCATTAAGGCGATGAACCGGGTGCTGCGCAGAGCGGCGCTGACACATCCTTATGAAACCAGAATGACGGTCAAGGAGCTATCCCTCGATGAGCGTGTTATACAAATAAAAAACCGCCTGAAAAACTGGGTAGGGAAGATGAGCTTTGAGGAGCTTTGCAGTGACTGCGTGGATCTTCATATGATTATTGTGACCTTCCTTTCCGTTCTGGATTTGATCAAGCATAAGGAAATTACTTTCCACATAGATGAAGAAGAAACCATATGGATCATTCGAGGTGAACAGATATATGCATGA
- a CDS encoding GNAT family N-acetyltransferase, giving the protein MIRNADTQDTSFVYACLCNLEDCTLDRKVFEAGYKQQLADASLSMHVLEHEKQPCGYMSIRTLYHLHHCARIAVIEELYICRNARGNGWGRAMMDYAVQYAQAQGCVQLELSSSCARKDAHAFYKRVGMSCSHYKFTRNI; this is encoded by the coding sequence ATGATAAGAAACGCAGATACACAGGATACATCCTTTGTATACGCCTGTCTATGTAATCTGGAGGATTGCACACTGGATCGCAAGGTCTTTGAAGCAGGCTATAAACAGCAGCTTGCGGATGCTTCCTTATCCATGCATGTACTGGAGCATGAGAAGCAGCCATGCGGCTATATGAGTATCCGGACGCTGTATCATTTGCATCACTGTGCCCGTATTGCCGTCATTGAGGAGCTTTATATATGCAGAAATGCAAGAGGAAACGGATGGGGGAGAGCGATGATGGACTACGCTGTTCAATATGCACAGGCGCAGGGCTGTGTGCAGCTGGAGTTGTCCAGCAGCTGCGCAAGGAAAGATGCGCATGCCTTTTATAAACGGGTGGGGATGAGCTGTTCCCATTACAAATTCACGCGGAATATTTGA
- a CDS encoding spore germination protein, translating to MEDLTKRLEDIRSVLSSSFDIVYRHVIIQDTQAWLIFLSSLSDSELIASLVEGFVITAGNDLHITFYPGAVDKVTDQKKAVTNMLSGQCLVLMDNSDAYYCIETRHYPARSTAEPNVEKSVRGAHDGFVENVILNVGLIRRRIRDPRLVVTMNKEGIKTRTDVAYLYIDGLVDVDVLDDFESRMRTLPEAEILSERNLVELLYGKTWNPYPHVRYCERPDICAIHLLQGYLIALVDNSPTGVILPTTFFEQTKQIEEYTQTTLVATFTRVLRLIGIVFSLYLLPLWIALVIDQNPTLLNIPIQHVNVYQFGFQVILADIIVEWIRQSLIHTPTILSSIMSFVAVFLLGDMAIELGAYTKEVLIMVALVNIGNLLTPSYELSLANKVFRIFIGLLALLFGMSGFCAGVLLHVVVLLSTRTIKFPYLYPLIPFSYKECRRILFGAPIRVGGKTSEKAQGASDNQ from the coding sequence ATGGAAGATTTAACAAAGCGTCTTGAGGATATCCGCAGTGTCCTTTCCTCATCCTTTGATATCGTATACCGCCATGTCATCATACAGGATACCCAGGCATGGCTGATTTTTCTTTCCTCTTTGTCGGACAGTGAATTGATTGCCTCCTTGGTAGAGGGCTTTGTCATTACTGCCGGTAATGATCTCCACATCACCTTTTATCCAGGTGCGGTTGATAAGGTAACTGATCAGAAAAAGGCTGTCACGAATATGCTCAGCGGGCAGTGTCTAGTGCTGATGGATAACAGTGATGCATATTACTGTATAGAAACACGCCATTATCCGGCAAGATCAACAGCGGAACCGAATGTTGAGAAAAGTGTTCGCGGGGCGCATGACGGCTTCGTGGAGAACGTGATTCTCAATGTTGGCCTCATAAGGCGCAGAATCCGTGATCCGCGTCTGGTTGTCACTATGAACAAGGAAGGGATTAAAACGCGTACCGATGTTGCCTACTTGTATATAGACGGTCTGGTGGATGTGGATGTCCTGGACGATTTTGAAAGCCGTATGCGTACGCTGCCGGAGGCTGAAATTCTGAGCGAGCGAAATCTGGTGGAGCTGCTGTATGGAAAGACATGGAATCCCTATCCGCATGTGCGTTATTGTGAGCGTCCGGATATTTGTGCAATCCATCTGCTGCAGGGGTATCTGATTGCCCTGGTTGATAATTCACCGACAGGGGTCATACTGCCGACGACCTTTTTTGAACAGACCAAGCAGATCGAGGAGTATACGCAGACGACACTGGTTGCGACCTTTACCCGTGTGCTGCGGCTGATCGGCATCGTGTTTTCCCTGTATCTGCTTCCGCTTTGGATTGCGCTTGTCATTGATCAGAATCCGACACTGCTCAATATTCCGATTCAGCATGTCAATGTATACCAGTTTGGCTTTCAGGTAATTCTTGCTGACATCATCGTGGAATGGATTCGGCAGTCACTTATCCATACGCCAACCATCCTTTCCAGCATCATGAGCTTTGTGGCGGTATTCCTGCTGGGGGATATGGCAATCGAGCTGGGAGCCTATACAAAGGAGGTTCTCATCATGGTGGCACTGGTCAATATCGGCAATCTTCTGACACCAAGCTATGAGCTGTCCCTTGCGAATAAGGTATTTCGTATCTTTATCGGACTGTTAGCACTGCTATTTGGAATGAGCGGCTTTTGTGCAGGTGTTTTACTGCATGTCGTTGTGCTGTTATCTACCAGAACGATTAAATTTCCATACCTGTATCCGCTCATACCGTTTTCCTATAAGGAATGCAGACGGATTTTATTTGGAGCACCAATCAGAGTCGGTGGAAAGACTTCTGAAAAGGCGCAGGGCGCATCAGACAATCAATAA
- the spoVAE gene encoding stage V sporulation protein AE encodes MMTFVSAFVVCGGICLAGQLIYDNTKLTAGHITSIFVVIGAALDTFGWYDRLLDIAGMGASLPITSFGHSLIHGALAKAQSEGILGILLGMFDLTAAGITSAILFAFLAALVFRAKS; translated from the coding sequence ATGATGACGTTTGTGAGCGCCTTTGTGGTGTGTGGAGGCATCTGTTTGGCAGGTCAGCTGATTTATGATAACACCAAGCTGACAGCGGGACATATCACGTCAATCTTTGTCGTTATCGGTGCAGCACTGGATACCTTTGGCTGGTATGACAGGCTTTTGGATATCGCTGGAATGGGAGCGTCCCTTCCCATCACCAGCTTTGGACATTCCCTGATCCATGGTGCTCTTGCGAAGGCGCAGAGTGAGGGCATTCTGGGAATTCTGCTGGGGATGTTTGATCTGACTGCGGCAGGCATTACCAGTGCGATTCTGTTTGCCTTTCTGGCAGCGCTTGTATTTCGGGCAAAATCCTGA
- the spoVAD gene encoding stage V sporulation protein AD, producing MRTITFKNVYVQARAAVVGPLEKEGPLGSLFDKSYTDNYCGESSFEKAERVLLGDAVDLTLRKAGKGVKDIDLLIGGDLINQLTSSHYFAKDLEVPFLGMYGACSTSSLVIGTGAVWVEHQLADTVLAFTSSHVATAERQFRFPNEYGIQKKETTTSTVTGAGAALLSRKKSRIRVSAFTPGRIVDWDHKDANDMGLAMAPAAYDTITQNLSDLHRKISDYDMIVTGDLSKIGFSFLVDLMNQEGHTIDHRLHDCGLMIYDFEHQDIFCGGSGCACSMCVSMAKLLKKLEDGECKRIMVVATGALLSPVAVAQKGTIPCIAHAIVYERSDAE from the coding sequence ATGCGTACGATTACATTTAAAAATGTCTATGTACAGGCACGTGCTGCGGTTGTTGGTCCATTGGAAAAGGAAGGACCGCTGGGCAGTCTGTTCGATAAGAGCTATACGGATAATTACTGCGGGGAATCCAGCTTTGAAAAGGCAGAGCGCGTATTGCTGGGGGATGCCGTGGATCTGACACTGCGCAAAGCAGGCAAGGGGGTAAAGGATATCGATCTTCTAATCGGCGGTGACCTAATCAATCAGCTTACCAGCTCGCATTACTTCGCAAAGGATTTGGAGGTTCCGTTTCTTGGAATGTATGGTGCCTGCTCGACGTCCTCTCTGGTTATTGGAACCGGAGCGGTATGGGTGGAGCATCAGCTTGCGGATACGGTACTGGCATTTACCAGCTCCCATGTGGCAACAGCCGAGCGACAGTTTCGCTTTCCCAATGAATACGGTATTCAGAAGAAGGAAACGACTACCTCAACGGTAACCGGAGCAGGTGCTGCGCTGCTTTCCAGAAAGAAGAGCCGTATCCGGGTAAGTGCCTTTACACCGGGTAGAATCGTTGACTGGGATCATAAGGATGCCAATGATATGGGGCTGGCAATGGCGCCGGCTGCCTATGATACCATTACGCAGAATCTGTCGGATCTGCATCGTAAGATAAGCGATTATGACATGATCGTTACCGGAGATTTATCAAAAATCGGTTTCTCGTTTCTGGTTGATCTGATGAATCAGGAGGGGCATACCATTGATCACCGGCTGCATGATTGCGGACTAATGATTTATGATTTTGAGCATCAGGATATTTTCTGCGGAGGCAGTGGCTGTGCGTGCAGTATGTGTGTATCCATGGCGAAGCTGTTGAAAAAGCTGGAGGATGGAGAGTGCAAAAGGATCATGGTTGTAGCGACCGGTGCGCTGCTGTCACCGGTGGCAGTGGCACAAAAGGGTACGATTCCATGTATCGCCCATGCCATCGTATACGAAAGGAGTGATGCAGAATGA